One window of the Saccopteryx leptura isolate mSacLep1 chromosome 9, mSacLep1_pri_phased_curated, whole genome shotgun sequence genome contains the following:
- the ENKD1 gene encoding enkurin domain-containing protein 1 isoform X2, which produces MCEGPSRISGPIPPDPTLCPDYYQRPASAQGRLEGNALKLDLLTSDPDPNATPPRGPRIRPGAREILERGRCGVGGMLLQLGGISLGPGASPKRKDPKDHEKENLRRIKEIQRRFREQERSREQGQSRPLKALWRSPKYDNVESRVKAQLQEPSPASGTEPAHFLRAHSRCGPGLPPPRVPSPQLTPPDPNAKGSGLGVDFIRHNACTAKRAPRRHSRSLQVLAQVLEQQRQAQEHYNATQKGHVPHYLLERRDLWRREAEARQRSQPDPAMPPGHTRMPENQRLETLSNLLQSQSQLLRELVLLPAGADSLRAQGHRAELDRKLVQVEEAIKIFSRPKVFVKMDA; this is translated from the exons ATGTGTGAAGGCCCGTCCCGCATTTCGGGGCCCATCCCCCCAGACCCTACGCTCTGTCCGGACTATTACCAGCGGCCCGCCTCCG CCCAAGGGCGCCTTGAGGGAAACGCACTGAAGCTGGACCTGCTGACCTCGGACCCAGACCCAAACGCCACCCCTCCCCGCGGCCCCCGCATCCGTCCCGGAGCCAGAGAGATCCTGGAGCGTGGCCGGTGTGGCGTGGGGGGCATGCTGCTGCAACTTGGGGGTATCTCCCTAGGCCCAGGGGCCTCTCCCAAGA GGAAGGACCCTAAAGACCATGAGAAGGAGAACCTGAGGAGGATCAAGGAAATCCAGAGGCGCTTCCGCGAGCAGGAGCGCAGCCGGGAACAGGGCCAGTCCAGGCCCCTGAAGGCTTTGTGGCGCTCCCCTAAGTATGACAATGTGGAGTCTCGGGTCAAGGCCCAGCTGCAG gagccTAGCCCTGCCTCTGGGACAGAGCCTGCACACTTCCTACGGGCTCACTCTCGCTGTGGCCCTGGGCTCCCACCACCCcgtgtccccagtccccagctaACTCCACCAGATCCCAATGCCAAG GGGTCAGGCCTGGGTGTGGACTTCATTAGGCACAATGCCTGCACTGCCAAGAGGGCCCCTCGGCGGCATTCCCGCTCACTGCAGGTCCTGGCACAGGTGCTGGAACAGCAGCGGCAAGCCCAGGAGCACTACAATGCCACACAGAAGGGCCATGTGCCCCATTA CTTGTTGGAACGCAGGGATCTGTGGCGACGGGAGGCTGAGGCCCGCCAACGTAGCCAGCCAGACCCTGCCATGCCCCCTGGCCACACTCGCATGCCTGAGAACCAGCGGCTGGAGACGCTGAGTAATCTGCTCCAGA GCCAGAGTCAGCTGCTGCGTGAGCTGGTACTGCTGCCTGCTGGGGCAGACTCATTGAGGGCCCAGGGCCACCGTGCTGAGCTGGACCGGAAGCTGGTGCAGGTAGAGGAGGCCATCAAAATCTTTTCCCGCCCCAAGGTCTTCGTGAAGATGGATGCTTGA
- the ACD gene encoding adrenocortical dysplasia protein homolog isoform X5 codes for MAGLRSVVLRPWIRELVLGSGTLSSPRAGQLLQVLQDAVAPGPSRAPDVEATLLVSDGSHSIRCLVTREALNSSDWEDKEFGFRGAEGRLLLLQDCGVRIQVGEGGAPSEFYLQVQRFSLMPMEQPRDWVTGCNQDPDVQKKLKDYLEENLSESTSSSAGLSLSQLLDEDREEQEHQGALVRLAESCLMLSGTCTAPPLTRWAASSHLAMGESVYTVPSLWLHISENDQLILNSLGPGQKTQGPELPPPDPALQDLSLTLTPTPSSLSSSGPPALPSCMLSEESGASVSLLPALPLAAPDTGQKSSSQPLPAISSAPGLVLTSSPPPSHVPNSPLLSCTTSLSPLGHIPNPHQAHVTRPQPQKSRLQFKELGLLPKNSQHFPRIRTTKEVLESSPVWDPPKKHRDGSAFQYEYDPPCTSLCAQVQAAKLPPQLLAWAFHFLMEPQSELEQTQV; via the exons ATGGCAGGCTTGAGGAGTGTCGTCCTACGACCCTGGATTAGAGAGCTGGTCCTTGGGTCAGGAACACTCTCAAGCCCACGGGCGGGGCAGCTTCTCCAG GTGTTGCAGGACGCCGTGGCCCCGGGCCCGTCCCGCGCCCCTGATGTCGAGGCCACGCTGCTTGTATCCGACGGGTCCCACAGTATCCGATGCCTGGTGACGCGAGAAGCCCTGAACTCCTCGGACTG GGAAGACAAGGAGTTTGGTTTCCGAGGGGCTGAAGGCCGACTGCTGCTGTTGCAAGACTGCGGGGTTCGAATCCAAGTGGGCGAGGGCGGCGCG CCCTCTGAGTTCTATCTCCAGGTGCAGCGCTTTAGCCTAATGCCCATGGAGCAGCCCCGGGATTGGGTGACTGGCTG CAACCAGGACCCAGACGTGCAGAAAAAGCTCAAAGACTACCTGGA GGAGAACCTCTCAGAATCCACTTCCTCCAGTGCAG GCCTTTCACTGTCCCAACTTCTGGATGAAGATAGAGAAGAACAGGAGCATCAGGGGGCACTAGTGCGCCTGGCTGAGAGCTGTCTGATGCTGTCAGGCACTTGCACAGCACCCCCGCTCACCCGTTGGGCTGCCTCAAGTCACTTGGCCATG GGAGAATCTGTGTATACTGTCCCCAGCCTATGGCTCCACATATCTGAGAATGACCAGCTAATCCTGAACTCTCTGGGCCCAGGTCAGAAGACACAAG GTCCTGAGCTCCCCCCACCAGACCCGGCTCTTCAGGACCTGTCGCTAACCCtgacccccactccttcctcacTCAGTTCCTCAG GACCTCCTGCCTTACCCAGCTGCATGTTATCAGAGGAAAGTGGTGCCAGTGTCAGCCTTCTGCCTGCCCTGCCCTTGGCTGCTCCAGACACAGGACAGAAGAGCAGCTCCCAGCCCCTACCAGCCATCTCCTCGGCCCCTGGCCTCGTCCTCACCagttccccaccccccagccatgTACCCAACTCCCCACTCCTGAGCTGCACCACAAGTCTGTCACCTCTTGGTCACATCCCCAACCCACATCAGGCCCATGTGACCAGGCCCCAGCCCCAGAAATCTAGACTACAGTTCAAGGAACTAGGGTTGCTCCCCAAGAACTCGCAGCATTTTCCAAGGATAAGAACCACCAAGGAAGTCCTGGAGTCCAGTCCTGTCTGG GACCCTCCAAAGAAGCATCGTGATGGTTCCGCCTTTCAGTATGAGTACGACCCACCCTGCACTTCCCTCTGTGCCCAGGTCCAAGCTGCCAA GCTCCCCCCGCAGCTCCTGGCCTGGGCCTTTCACTTTCTGATGGAGCCGCAGTCAGAACTGGAGCAAACTCAAGTGTGA
- the PARD6A gene encoding partitioning defective 6 homolog alpha isoform X2 encodes MARPQRTPARSPDSIVEVKSKFDAEFRRFALPRASVSGFQEFSRLLRAVHQIPGLDVLLGYTDAHGDLLPLTNDDSLHRALASGPPPLRLLVQKREADSSGLVFASNSLQRRKKGLLLRPVAPLRTRPPLLISLPQDFRQVSSVIDVDLLPETHRRVRLHKHGSDRPLGFYIRDGMSVRVAPQGLERVPGIFISRLVRGGLAESTGLLAVSDEILEVNGIEVAGKTLDQVTDMMVANSHNLIVTVKPANQRNNVVRGASGRLTGPPSAVPGPAEPDSDDDNSDLVIENRQPPCSNGLSQGLEPCWDLRPGHLLPSVRSSLPSLDDQEQASSGWESSMRGDGSGFSL; translated from the exons ATGGCCAGGCCACAGAGGACCCCGGCGCGCAGTCCCGACAGCATCGTGGAGGTGAAGAGCAAA TTTGACGCTGAGTTCCGACGCTTCGCGCTGCCCCGTGCTTCGGTGAGCGGCTTCCAAGAGTTCTCGAGGTTACTGCGTGCGGTGCACCAGATCCCGGGCCTGGACGTGCTGCTTGGCTACACAGATGCTCACGGCGACCTACTGCCCCTCACCAACGACGACAGCCTGCACCGGGCCCTGGCCAGCGGGCCCCCACCGCTGCGCCTGCTAGTGCAGAAGCGGG aAGCTGACTCCAGCGGCCTGGTTTTTGCCTCAAACTCTCTACAGCGGCGTAAGAAAGGGCTCCTACTTCGGCCAGTGGCACCTTTGCGCACCAGGCCACCCCTCCTAATCAGCCTGCCCCAAGATTTCCGCCAGGTTTCTTCAGTCATAGATGTGGACCTACTGCCTGAGACCCACCGACGGGTGCGGCTGCACAAGCATGGTTCTGACCGCCCCCTAGGTTTCTACATCAGAGATGGTATGAGCGTGCGTGTAGCTCCCCAGGGCCTGGAACGGGTCCCAGGCATCTTCATTTCTCGCCTGGTACGAGGGGGCCTGGCTGAGAGCACAGGGCTGCTGGCAGTCAGTGATGAGATCCTCGAAGTCAATGGCATTGAGGTGGCTGGGAAGACCTTGGACCAAGTGACAGACATGATGGTCGCCAACAGCCACAACCTCATTGTCACTGTCAAGCCAGCCAATCAGCGCAATAATGTGGTGCGTGGGGCATCTGGGCGTCTGACAGGGCCTCCCTCTGCTGTGCCCGGACCTGCTGAGCCTGACAGCGATGATGACAATAGTGATCTGGTCATTGAGAACCGCCAGCCACCCTGTTCCAACGGACTGTCTCAGGGGCTGGAGCCATGCTGGGACCTGCGCCCAGGCCACCTACTTCCCAGTGTTCGCAGCTCTCTGCCCTCCCTGGATGACCAGGAGCAAGCCAGCTCTGGCTGGGAGAGTAGCATGCGAGGAGATGGTAGTGGCTTCAGCCTCTGA
- the ACD gene encoding adrenocortical dysplasia protein homolog isoform X2 has product MPGDARSPELLGLPSEFYLQVQRFSLMPMEQPRDWVTGCNQDPDVQKKLKDYLEENLSESTSSSAGQAPSSSLNFSPSPAPLTPGLSLSQLLDEDREEQEHQGALVRLAESCLMLSGTCTAPPLTRWAASSHLAMGESVYTVPSLWLHISENDQLILNSLGPGQKTQGPELPPPDPALQDLSLTLTPTPSSLSSSGPPALPSCMLSEESGASVSLLPALPLAAPDTGQKSSSQPLPAISSAPGLVLTSSPPPSHVPNSPLLSCTTSLSPLGHIPNPHQAHVTRPQPQKSRLQFKELGLLPKNSQHFPRIRTTKEVLESSPVWDPPKKHRDGSAFQYEYDPPCTSLCAQVQAAKLPPQLLAWAFHFLMEPQSELEQTQV; this is encoded by the exons ATGCCTGGTGACGCGAGAAGCCCTGAACTCCTCGGACTG CCCTCTGAGTTCTATCTCCAGGTGCAGCGCTTTAGCCTAATGCCCATGGAGCAGCCCCGGGATTGGGTGACTGGCTG CAACCAGGACCCAGACGTGCAGAAAAAGCTCAAAGACTACCTGGA GGAGAACCTCTCAGAATCCACTTCCTCCAGTGCAG gtcaggccccttcctcttctttgaaCTTCAGCCCATCCCCTGCTCCTCTGACCCCAGGCCTTTCACTGTCCCAACTTCTGGATGAAGATAGAGAAGAACAGGAGCATCAGGGGGCACTAGTGCGCCTGGCTGAGAGCTGTCTGATGCTGTCAGGCACTTGCACAGCACCCCCGCTCACCCGTTGGGCTGCCTCAAGTCACTTGGCCATG GGAGAATCTGTGTATACTGTCCCCAGCCTATGGCTCCACATATCTGAGAATGACCAGCTAATCCTGAACTCTCTGGGCCCAGGTCAGAAGACACAAG GTCCTGAGCTCCCCCCACCAGACCCGGCTCTTCAGGACCTGTCGCTAACCCtgacccccactccttcctcacTCAGTTCCTCAG GACCTCCTGCCTTACCCAGCTGCATGTTATCAGAGGAAAGTGGTGCCAGTGTCAGCCTTCTGCCTGCCCTGCCCTTGGCTGCTCCAGACACAGGACAGAAGAGCAGCTCCCAGCCCCTACCAGCCATCTCCTCGGCCCCTGGCCTCGTCCTCACCagttccccaccccccagccatgTACCCAACTCCCCACTCCTGAGCTGCACCACAAGTCTGTCACCTCTTGGTCACATCCCCAACCCACATCAGGCCCATGTGACCAGGCCCCAGCCCCAGAAATCTAGACTACAGTTCAAGGAACTAGGGTTGCTCCCCAAGAACTCGCAGCATTTTCCAAGGATAAGAACCACCAAGGAAGTCCTGGAGTCCAGTCCTGTCTGG GACCCTCCAAAGAAGCATCGTGATGGTTCCGCCTTTCAGTATGAGTACGACCCACCCTGCACTTCCCTCTGTGCCCAGGTCCAAGCTGCCAA GCTCCCCCCGCAGCTCCTGGCCTGGGCCTTTCACTTTCTGATGGAGCCGCAGTCAGAACTGGAGCAAACTCAAGTGTGA
- the ENKD1 gene encoding enkurin domain-containing protein 1 isoform X1, producing MCEGPSRISGPIPPDPTLCPDYYQRPASAQGRLEGNALKLDLLTSDPDPNATPPRGPRIRPGAREILERGRCGVGGMLLQLGGISLGPGASPKRKDPKDHEKENLRRIKEIQRRFREQERSREQGQSRPLKALWRSPKYDNVESRVKAQLQEPSPASGTEPAHFLRAHSRCGPGLPPPRVPSPQLTPPDPNAKGSGLGVDFIRHNACTAKRAPRRHSRSLQVLAQVLEQQRQAQEHYNATQKGHVPHYLCIHSLLERRDLWRREAEARQRSQPDPAMPPGHTRMPENQRLETLSNLLQSQSQLLRELVLLPAGADSLRAQGHRAELDRKLVQVEEAIKIFSRPKVFVKMDA from the exons ATGTGTGAAGGCCCGTCCCGCATTTCGGGGCCCATCCCCCCAGACCCTACGCTCTGTCCGGACTATTACCAGCGGCCCGCCTCCG CCCAAGGGCGCCTTGAGGGAAACGCACTGAAGCTGGACCTGCTGACCTCGGACCCAGACCCAAACGCCACCCCTCCCCGCGGCCCCCGCATCCGTCCCGGAGCCAGAGAGATCCTGGAGCGTGGCCGGTGTGGCGTGGGGGGCATGCTGCTGCAACTTGGGGGTATCTCCCTAGGCCCAGGGGCCTCTCCCAAGA GGAAGGACCCTAAAGACCATGAGAAGGAGAACCTGAGGAGGATCAAGGAAATCCAGAGGCGCTTCCGCGAGCAGGAGCGCAGCCGGGAACAGGGCCAGTCCAGGCCCCTGAAGGCTTTGTGGCGCTCCCCTAAGTATGACAATGTGGAGTCTCGGGTCAAGGCCCAGCTGCAG gagccTAGCCCTGCCTCTGGGACAGAGCCTGCACACTTCCTACGGGCTCACTCTCGCTGTGGCCCTGGGCTCCCACCACCCcgtgtccccagtccccagctaACTCCACCAGATCCCAATGCCAAG GGGTCAGGCCTGGGTGTGGACTTCATTAGGCACAATGCCTGCACTGCCAAGAGGGCCCCTCGGCGGCATTCCCGCTCACTGCAGGTCCTGGCACAGGTGCTGGAACAGCAGCGGCAAGCCCAGGAGCACTACAATGCCACACAGAAGGGCCATGTGCCCCATTA CCTGTGCATCCACAGCTTGTTGGAACGCAGGGATCTGTGGCGACGGGAGGCTGAGGCCCGCCAACGTAGCCAGCCAGACCCTGCCATGCCCCCTGGCCACACTCGCATGCCTGAGAACCAGCGGCTGGAGACGCTGAGTAATCTGCTCCAGA GCCAGAGTCAGCTGCTGCGTGAGCTGGTACTGCTGCCTGCTGGGGCAGACTCATTGAGGGCCCAGGGCCACCGTGCTGAGCTGGACCGGAAGCTGGTGCAGGTAGAGGAGGCCATCAAAATCTTTTCCCGCCCCAAGGTCTTCGTGAAGATGGATGCTTGA
- the ACD gene encoding adrenocortical dysplasia protein homolog isoform X1, with protein sequence MPGDARSPELLGLFLRPVPELLQPSEFYLQVQRFSLMPMEQPRDWVTGCNQDPDVQKKLKDYLEENLSESTSSSAGQAPSSSLNFSPSPAPLTPGLSLSQLLDEDREEQEHQGALVRLAESCLMLSGTCTAPPLTRWAASSHLAMGESVYTVPSLWLHISENDQLILNSLGPGQKTQGPELPPPDPALQDLSLTLTPTPSSLSSSGPPALPSCMLSEESGASVSLLPALPLAAPDTGQKSSSQPLPAISSAPGLVLTSSPPPSHVPNSPLLSCTTSLSPLGHIPNPHQAHVTRPQPQKSRLQFKELGLLPKNSQHFPRIRTTKEVLESSPVWDPPKKHRDGSAFQYEYDPPCTSLCAQVQAAKLPPQLLAWAFHFLMEPQSELEQTQV encoded by the exons ATGCCTGGTGACGCGAGAAGCCCTGAACTCCTCGGACTG TTCCTGAGACCCGTCCCTGAACTCCTCCAGCCCTCTGAGTTCTATCTCCAGGTGCAGCGCTTTAGCCTAATGCCCATGGAGCAGCCCCGGGATTGGGTGACTGGCTG CAACCAGGACCCAGACGTGCAGAAAAAGCTCAAAGACTACCTGGA GGAGAACCTCTCAGAATCCACTTCCTCCAGTGCAG gtcaggccccttcctcttctttgaaCTTCAGCCCATCCCCTGCTCCTCTGACCCCAGGCCTTTCACTGTCCCAACTTCTGGATGAAGATAGAGAAGAACAGGAGCATCAGGGGGCACTAGTGCGCCTGGCTGAGAGCTGTCTGATGCTGTCAGGCACTTGCACAGCACCCCCGCTCACCCGTTGGGCTGCCTCAAGTCACTTGGCCATG GGAGAATCTGTGTATACTGTCCCCAGCCTATGGCTCCACATATCTGAGAATGACCAGCTAATCCTGAACTCTCTGGGCCCAGGTCAGAAGACACAAG GTCCTGAGCTCCCCCCACCAGACCCGGCTCTTCAGGACCTGTCGCTAACCCtgacccccactccttcctcacTCAGTTCCTCAG GACCTCCTGCCTTACCCAGCTGCATGTTATCAGAGGAAAGTGGTGCCAGTGTCAGCCTTCTGCCTGCCCTGCCCTTGGCTGCTCCAGACACAGGACAGAAGAGCAGCTCCCAGCCCCTACCAGCCATCTCCTCGGCCCCTGGCCTCGTCCTCACCagttccccaccccccagccatgTACCCAACTCCCCACTCCTGAGCTGCACCACAAGTCTGTCACCTCTTGGTCACATCCCCAACCCACATCAGGCCCATGTGACCAGGCCCCAGCCCCAGAAATCTAGACTACAGTTCAAGGAACTAGGGTTGCTCCCCAAGAACTCGCAGCATTTTCCAAGGATAAGAACCACCAAGGAAGTCCTGGAGTCCAGTCCTGTCTGG GACCCTCCAAAGAAGCATCGTGATGGTTCCGCCTTTCAGTATGAGTACGACCCACCCTGCACTTCCCTCTGTGCCCAGGTCCAAGCTGCCAA GCTCCCCCCGCAGCTCCTGGCCTGGGCCTTTCACTTTCTGATGGAGCCGCAGTCAGAACTGGAGCAAACTCAAGTGTGA
- the ACD gene encoding adrenocortical dysplasia protein homolog isoform X4, whose product MAGLRSVVLRPWIRELVLGSGTLSSPRAGQLLQVLQDAVAPGPSRAPDVEATLLVSDGSHSIRCLVTREALNSSDWEDKEFGFRGAEGRLLLLQDCGVRIQVGEGGAPSEFYLQVQRFSLMPMEQPRDWVTGCNQDPDVQKKLKDYLEENLSESTSSSAGQAPSSSLNFSPSPAPLTPGLSLSQLLDEDREEQEHQGALVRLAESCLMLSGTCTAPPLTRWAASSHLAMGESVYTVPSLWLHISENDQLILNSLGPGQKTQGPELPPPDPALQDLSLTLTPTPSSLSSSGPPALPSCMLSEESGASVSLLPALPLAAPDTGQKSSSQPLPAISSAPGLVLTSSPPPSHVPNSPLLSCTTSLSPLGHIPNPHQAHVTRPQPQKSRLQFKELGLLPKNSQHFPRIRTTKEVLESSPVWDPPKKHRDGSAFQYEYDPPCTSLCAQVQAAKLPPQLLAWAFHFLMEPQSELEQTQV is encoded by the exons ATGGCAGGCTTGAGGAGTGTCGTCCTACGACCCTGGATTAGAGAGCTGGTCCTTGGGTCAGGAACACTCTCAAGCCCACGGGCGGGGCAGCTTCTCCAG GTGTTGCAGGACGCCGTGGCCCCGGGCCCGTCCCGCGCCCCTGATGTCGAGGCCACGCTGCTTGTATCCGACGGGTCCCACAGTATCCGATGCCTGGTGACGCGAGAAGCCCTGAACTCCTCGGACTG GGAAGACAAGGAGTTTGGTTTCCGAGGGGCTGAAGGCCGACTGCTGCTGTTGCAAGACTGCGGGGTTCGAATCCAAGTGGGCGAGGGCGGCGCG CCCTCTGAGTTCTATCTCCAGGTGCAGCGCTTTAGCCTAATGCCCATGGAGCAGCCCCGGGATTGGGTGACTGGCTG CAACCAGGACCCAGACGTGCAGAAAAAGCTCAAAGACTACCTGGA GGAGAACCTCTCAGAATCCACTTCCTCCAGTGCAG gtcaggccccttcctcttctttgaaCTTCAGCCCATCCCCTGCTCCTCTGACCCCAGGCCTTTCACTGTCCCAACTTCTGGATGAAGATAGAGAAGAACAGGAGCATCAGGGGGCACTAGTGCGCCTGGCTGAGAGCTGTCTGATGCTGTCAGGCACTTGCACAGCACCCCCGCTCACCCGTTGGGCTGCCTCAAGTCACTTGGCCATG GGAGAATCTGTGTATACTGTCCCCAGCCTATGGCTCCACATATCTGAGAATGACCAGCTAATCCTGAACTCTCTGGGCCCAGGTCAGAAGACACAAG GTCCTGAGCTCCCCCCACCAGACCCGGCTCTTCAGGACCTGTCGCTAACCCtgacccccactccttcctcacTCAGTTCCTCAG GACCTCCTGCCTTACCCAGCTGCATGTTATCAGAGGAAAGTGGTGCCAGTGTCAGCCTTCTGCCTGCCCTGCCCTTGGCTGCTCCAGACACAGGACAGAAGAGCAGCTCCCAGCCCCTACCAGCCATCTCCTCGGCCCCTGGCCTCGTCCTCACCagttccccaccccccagccatgTACCCAACTCCCCACTCCTGAGCTGCACCACAAGTCTGTCACCTCTTGGTCACATCCCCAACCCACATCAGGCCCATGTGACCAGGCCCCAGCCCCAGAAATCTAGACTACAGTTCAAGGAACTAGGGTTGCTCCCCAAGAACTCGCAGCATTTTCCAAGGATAAGAACCACCAAGGAAGTCCTGGAGTCCAGTCCTGTCTGG GACCCTCCAAAGAAGCATCGTGATGGTTCCGCCTTTCAGTATGAGTACGACCCACCCTGCACTTCCCTCTGTGCCCAGGTCCAAGCTGCCAA GCTCCCCCCGCAGCTCCTGGCCTGGGCCTTTCACTTTCTGATGGAGCCGCAGTCAGAACTGGAGCAAACTCAAGTGTGA
- the PARD6A gene encoding partitioning defective 6 homolog alpha isoform X1 has product MARPQRTPARSPDSIVEVKSKFDAEFRRFALPRASVSGFQEFSRLLRAVHQIPGLDVLLGYTDAHGDLLPLTNDDSLHRALASGPPPLRLLVQKRAEADSSGLVFASNSLQRRKKGLLLRPVAPLRTRPPLLISLPQDFRQVSSVIDVDLLPETHRRVRLHKHGSDRPLGFYIRDGMSVRVAPQGLERVPGIFISRLVRGGLAESTGLLAVSDEILEVNGIEVAGKTLDQVTDMMVANSHNLIVTVKPANQRNNVVRGASGRLTGPPSAVPGPAEPDSDDDNSDLVIENRQPPCSNGLSQGLEPCWDLRPGHLLPSVRSSLPSLDDQEQASSGWESSMRGDGSGFSL; this is encoded by the exons ATGGCCAGGCCACAGAGGACCCCGGCGCGCAGTCCCGACAGCATCGTGGAGGTGAAGAGCAAA TTTGACGCTGAGTTCCGACGCTTCGCGCTGCCCCGTGCTTCGGTGAGCGGCTTCCAAGAGTTCTCGAGGTTACTGCGTGCGGTGCACCAGATCCCGGGCCTGGACGTGCTGCTTGGCTACACAGATGCTCACGGCGACCTACTGCCCCTCACCAACGACGACAGCCTGCACCGGGCCCTGGCCAGCGGGCCCCCACCGCTGCGCCTGCTAGTGCAGAAGCGGG cagaAGCTGACTCCAGCGGCCTGGTTTTTGCCTCAAACTCTCTACAGCGGCGTAAGAAAGGGCTCCTACTTCGGCCAGTGGCACCTTTGCGCACCAGGCCACCCCTCCTAATCAGCCTGCCCCAAGATTTCCGCCAGGTTTCTTCAGTCATAGATGTGGACCTACTGCCTGAGACCCACCGACGGGTGCGGCTGCACAAGCATGGTTCTGACCGCCCCCTAGGTTTCTACATCAGAGATGGTATGAGCGTGCGTGTAGCTCCCCAGGGCCTGGAACGGGTCCCAGGCATCTTCATTTCTCGCCTGGTACGAGGGGGCCTGGCTGAGAGCACAGGGCTGCTGGCAGTCAGTGATGAGATCCTCGAAGTCAATGGCATTGAGGTGGCTGGGAAGACCTTGGACCAAGTGACAGACATGATGGTCGCCAACAGCCACAACCTCATTGTCACTGTCAAGCCAGCCAATCAGCGCAATAATGTGGTGCGTGGGGCATCTGGGCGTCTGACAGGGCCTCCCTCTGCTGTGCCCGGACCTGCTGAGCCTGACAGCGATGATGACAATAGTGATCTGGTCATTGAGAACCGCCAGCCACCCTGTTCCAACGGACTGTCTCAGGGGCTGGAGCCATGCTGGGACCTGCGCCCAGGCCACCTACTTCCCAGTGTTCGCAGCTCTCTGCCCTCCCTGGATGACCAGGAGCAAGCCAGCTCTGGCTGGGAGAGTAGCATGCGAGGAGATGGTAGTGGCTTCAGCCTCTGA
- the ACD gene encoding adrenocortical dysplasia protein homolog isoform X3 translates to MPGDARSPELLGLVQRFSLMPMEQPRDWVTGCNQDPDVQKKLKDYLEENLSESTSSSAGQAPSSSLNFSPSPAPLTPGLSLSQLLDEDREEQEHQGALVRLAESCLMLSGTCTAPPLTRWAASSHLAMGESVYTVPSLWLHISENDQLILNSLGPGQKTQGPELPPPDPALQDLSLTLTPTPSSLSSSGPPALPSCMLSEESGASVSLLPALPLAAPDTGQKSSSQPLPAISSAPGLVLTSSPPPSHVPNSPLLSCTTSLSPLGHIPNPHQAHVTRPQPQKSRLQFKELGLLPKNSQHFPRIRTTKEVLESSPVWDPPKKHRDGSAFQYEYDPPCTSLCAQVQAAKLPPQLLAWAFHFLMEPQSELEQTQV, encoded by the exons ATGCCTGGTGACGCGAGAAGCCCTGAACTCCTCGGACTG GTGCAGCGCTTTAGCCTAATGCCCATGGAGCAGCCCCGGGATTGGGTGACTGGCTG CAACCAGGACCCAGACGTGCAGAAAAAGCTCAAAGACTACCTGGA GGAGAACCTCTCAGAATCCACTTCCTCCAGTGCAG gtcaggccccttcctcttctttgaaCTTCAGCCCATCCCCTGCTCCTCTGACCCCAGGCCTTTCACTGTCCCAACTTCTGGATGAAGATAGAGAAGAACAGGAGCATCAGGGGGCACTAGTGCGCCTGGCTGAGAGCTGTCTGATGCTGTCAGGCACTTGCACAGCACCCCCGCTCACCCGTTGGGCTGCCTCAAGTCACTTGGCCATG GGAGAATCTGTGTATACTGTCCCCAGCCTATGGCTCCACATATCTGAGAATGACCAGCTAATCCTGAACTCTCTGGGCCCAGGTCAGAAGACACAAG GTCCTGAGCTCCCCCCACCAGACCCGGCTCTTCAGGACCTGTCGCTAACCCtgacccccactccttcctcacTCAGTTCCTCAG GACCTCCTGCCTTACCCAGCTGCATGTTATCAGAGGAAAGTGGTGCCAGTGTCAGCCTTCTGCCTGCCCTGCCCTTGGCTGCTCCAGACACAGGACAGAAGAGCAGCTCCCAGCCCCTACCAGCCATCTCCTCGGCCCCTGGCCTCGTCCTCACCagttccccaccccccagccatgTACCCAACTCCCCACTCCTGAGCTGCACCACAAGTCTGTCACCTCTTGGTCACATCCCCAACCCACATCAGGCCCATGTGACCAGGCCCCAGCCCCAGAAATCTAGACTACAGTTCAAGGAACTAGGGTTGCTCCCCAAGAACTCGCAGCATTTTCCAAGGATAAGAACCACCAAGGAAGTCCTGGAGTCCAGTCCTGTCTGG GACCCTCCAAAGAAGCATCGTGATGGTTCCGCCTTTCAGTATGAGTACGACCCACCCTGCACTTCCCTCTGTGCCCAGGTCCAAGCTGCCAA GCTCCCCCCGCAGCTCCTGGCCTGGGCCTTTCACTTTCTGATGGAGCCGCAGTCAGAACTGGAGCAAACTCAAGTGTGA